The proteins below are encoded in one region of Sedimentibacter sp. zth1:
- the rsgA gene encoding ribosome small subunit-dependent GTPase A has protein sequence MINLNEFGWNLEYAEEVKQNLIPARVIEVHRELYKVICEHGEINARLKGTFYKEIEFDDDIPVVGDFVYLLYNQYGDSLIAKLCKRKSKFSRTDFSGHAVGYVKTIHEQVIAANFDYVFIVVSLNHDFNMNRIERYIGAAIQSGAEPVIILTKADLNSDYEKYVQELKIQYNDIDVIAISSKTGFGLDILEKYLNKGKTLVFLGSSGVGKSSLVNAIAGEEIMKVNDIRESDSKGRHTTTHRQLIMLSSKTMIIDTPGMRELGMWDAEEGIKKTYSDIDELIKQCRFSDCSHVSEPGCAVKEAIKSGELDEDRWKRYLQLSKENRFGKQKSAYTKREKLVKKMKKR, from the coding sequence ATGATTAATTTAAATGAATTTGGATGGAATTTAGAATATGCAGAGGAAGTAAAACAAAATTTAATCCCTGCGAGAGTAATAGAGGTTCACAGAGAACTATATAAGGTAATTTGTGAACATGGAGAAATTAATGCAAGATTAAAAGGAACATTTTATAAAGAAATAGAATTTGATGATGATATCCCTGTAGTAGGTGATTTCGTTTATTTATTATATAATCAATATGGTGATTCATTGATTGCAAAACTTTGTAAAAGAAAAAGTAAGTTTTCTAGAACAGACTTTTCAGGTCATGCGGTTGGATATGTAAAAACAATCCATGAACAAGTTATTGCGGCTAATTTTGATTATGTCTTTATTGTGGTTTCACTAAATCACGATTTTAATATGAATCGTATAGAAAGATATATAGGTGCAGCAATTCAAAGTGGTGCTGAGCCAGTTATAATACTTACTAAAGCTGATTTAAATAGTGATTATGAAAAATATGTCCAAGAATTAAAAATACAATATAATGATATAGATGTTATTGCAATAAGCTCTAAAACTGGATTTGGGTTAGATATTTTAGAAAAATACTTAAATAAAGGTAAGACTTTGGTATTTTTAGGTTCATCAGGAGTTGGTAAATCAAGTCTTGTCAATGCAATTGCGGGTGAAGAAATCATGAAGGTTAATGATATTCGTGAGAGTGATTCAAAGGGAAGACATACAACTACTCATAGACAGCTAATAATGCTATCTTCTAAAACCATGATAATAGATACCCCTGGTATGAGAGAACTTGGTATGTGGGATGCTGAGGAAGGAATCAAAAAAACTTATTCTGATATTGATGAATTGATAAAACAATGTCGTTTTTCTGATTGTTCTCATGTGAGTGAGCCAGGATGTGCAGTAAAAGAAGCTATAAAATCTGGTGAGCTTGACGAAGATAGATGGAAAAGGTATCTCCAGTTATCGAAAGAAAATAGATTTGGAAAACAAAAATCAGCATATACAAAACGTGAAAAATTAGTTAAAAAGATGAAGAAACGATAA
- a CDS encoding PspC domain-containing protein, with product MEKQLRRSSTNKKLAGVCGGIAEYFNIDPTLVRLGWVLFAFFAGGGIIAYIIALIVMPEGN from the coding sequence ATGGAAAAACAATTGCGTAGAAGTAGTACTAATAAAAAGTTAGCTGGTGTATGTGGTGGTATAGCAGAATATTTTAATATTGACCCAACACTAGTGAGGTTAGGATGGGTTTTATTTGCTTTTTTTGCTGGTGGAGGTATTATTGCTTATATAATAGCATTAATTGTAATGCCTGAGGGTAATTAA
- a CDS encoding alpha/beta fold hydrolase, giving the protein MNCSNYTKPKMKRGNKIMMILGIIVGVIAVLMSIGAILHSTYFKSKLVEIKPYGQLIDVDDGQMHVYSMGNGEKTIVLLPGMGIALPSADFSPLMRKLSEKYTVVCVEYFGVGFSSQTSKPRTCENYIEETRTALSKAGFKAPYVLMPHSISGIYSEYYAAKYPNEIEAIISLDSTSTAIYEKIPAIVKSLLPIAKFQQNIGVTSLIASLTVNKTDLLSNGFTEKEISDATVFNGFSITDNVLEQMANSTEFIKQTMDLPFPSSIPYFKIISKQTYETPNKQIKMTPQAYQHMHLERIGKNAKFEILDGTHFIYLNNIDKIAEITDKLLESTK; this is encoded by the coding sequence ATGAACTGTTCAAATTATACCAAACCAAAAATGAAAAGAGGGAATAAGATTATGATGATATTGGGAATTATAGTTGGAGTGATTGCAGTTTTAATGTCAATTGGAGCAATTTTACATAGTACATATTTTAAATCAAAGTTAGTAGAAATAAAGCCTTATGGTCAGCTTATTGATGTTGATGACGGTCAAATGCATGTTTATTCTATGGGCAATGGCGAAAAGACAATTGTATTATTACCCGGTATGGGTATAGCCCTCCCATCTGCTGATTTCTCTCCACTTATGAGAAAGCTCAGTGAAAAATACACTGTTGTCTGTGTAGAATATTTCGGTGTAGGATTTAGCAGTCAAACATCGAAGCCTCGTACATGTGAAAACTACATTGAAGAGACAAGAACAGCACTAAGCAAAGCAGGGTTTAAAGCACCATATGTTTTAATGCCACATTCTATTTCTGGCATCTACAGTGAATATTATGCGGCAAAATATCCCAATGAAATTGAAGCTATAATCTCTCTTGACAGTACATCTACTGCAATTTATGAAAAAATACCTGCTATTGTAAAATCTTTATTGCCTATAGCAAAATTCCAACAAAACATAGGTGTCACCTCACTCATAGCATCTTTAACAGTAAATAAAACTGATTTACTTTCAAACGGTTTCACTGAAAAAGAAATTAGCGATGCAACTGTTTTTAATGGATTTTCAATAACGGATAATGTATTAGAACAGATGGCAAATTCAACTGAATTTATCAAACAAACTATGGATTTACCATTTCCGTCATCTATTCCATACTTTAAGATCATTTCAAAGCAAACTTATGAAACTCCAAATAAGCAAATTAAAATGACACCACAAGCATATCAGCATATGCATCTTGAGAGAATTGGCAAAAACGCAAAATTTGAAATTCTTGATGGCACACACTTTATCTATTTAAATAACATAGATAAAATTGCAGAAATCACCGACAAACTTTTGGAGAGCACAAAATGA
- a CDS encoding helix-turn-helix domain-containing protein — translation MKDINNIIFNPVRMRIIQRLSTEKSITTNDLCKFMNDVPRTTIYRHVKILLNNDILSVVSEKKVRGSVERTIALNINAIRDLNTAENAVKNAFGFLMSIYEKFKNYFSAHKENMSKQKLFLSNIVLMMSDEEFDSFLAEMTALSKKYNFKISENRKPRDISIISSPVDEA, via the coding sequence ATGAAAGATATTAATAATATCATTTTTAACCCAGTCAGGATGAGAATAATACAGAGGTTGTCCACAGAGAAATCTATCACTACTAATGATTTATGCAAATTTATGAATGATGTTCCACGAACAACTATTTATCGCCATGTTAAAATTTTGCTTAATAACGATATTCTGTCAGTTGTCTCTGAGAAAAAAGTAAGAGGCAGTGTAGAACGAACAATTGCATTAAATATAAACGCAATACGAGATCTAAATACTGCTGAAAATGCTGTAAAAAATGCCTTCGGATTTTTAATGAGTATTTATGAAAAGTTTAAAAACTATTTTTCAGCACATAAGGAGAATATGTCAAAGCAAAAATTGTTTTTAAGTAACATTGTTCTTATGATGAGTGATGAAGAGTTTGATTCATTCTTAGCTGAAATGACAGCATTGTCAAAAAAATATAATTTCAAAATCTCAGAGAACAGAAAGCCGAGGGATATTTCTATTATTTCATCACCAGTTGACGAAGCGTAA
- a CDS encoding GNAT family N-acetyltransferase, with protein MKRILKPNENIRKLLEFTPLQYMIDSIEENTKLAELYINECENTCLLLFGHYLFVAGEVTDEATNFLYYEILTEKVKKELEIIIVFFPDETWKDAMINLFPDKNNLCEKSLYRVKPTCICDSFAKQTTNIRRITTELLNSNVNNIDMIIDEVIGTGTYNSMDDFTQRGISFSPVIDNKVCGFCTSEYPTKSEIAIGIEVLEQYQKQGIAKQMTKMFLSEAAKQNLTVNWECWKYNIASANTAKSCGFEKVADYPVIFIDL; from the coding sequence ATGAAGAGAATACTAAAACCAAATGAAAATATAAGAAAATTACTTGAATTTACACCTTTACAATATATGATAGATTCAATAGAAGAAAATACCAAGTTAGCAGAATTATATATTAATGAATGTGAAAATACATGTTTACTGCTATTTGGACATTATCTCTTTGTAGCTGGAGAAGTTACTGATGAAGCTACAAACTTTTTATATTATGAAATATTGACAGAAAAAGTTAAAAAAGAGTTAGAAATTATAATTGTATTCTTCCCAGATGAAACTTGGAAGGATGCAATGATTAATTTGTTTCCTGATAAAAACAATCTATGTGAAAAAAGTTTATATAGAGTTAAACCAACATGTATATGTGATAGTTTTGCTAAACAAACAACAAATATAAGAAGAATTACTACTGAACTTTTGAATTCTAATGTTAATAATATTGATATGATTATTGATGAAGTTATAGGTACTGGAACTTATAATAGTATGGATGATTTTACCCAAAGGGGTATTAGTTTTTCACCAGTTATTGATAATAAAGTATGCGGATTTTGCACAAGCGAATATCCAACTAAAAGCGAAATAGCAATAGGGATAGAAGTATTAGAGCAATATCAAAAGCAAGGTATAGCAAAGCAAATGACAAAAATGTTTCTAAGTGAAGCAGCAAAACAAAATCTAACAGTTAATTGGGAATGCTGGAAATACAATATAGCATCAGCCAATACTGCAAAATCATGTGGCTTTGAAAAAGTTGCAGATTATCCAGTGATATTTATAGATTTGTAA
- the pepT gene encoding peptidase T translates to MKNILDRFLDYTMIDTQSAYNPKTVPSTEKQKDLGRILVDELKKMGAEDAYMSDNACVYGTIPANYDNCKAPSIGFSSHLDTTPELSGKNVKAKVVKNYDGKDIVLNKQENIVMEVSKFPHMKNYIGNDLVVTDGTTLLGADDKAGLAEIMNMAQYFYENPNVKHGEIQFFFPCDEEIGCFGTKQLDKSKFSPTFAYTLDGGPIGEITYECFNAAEAKVKIKGVNIHPGLSKNQMKNSILIAKEFLNMLPDFETPGHTENYEGYYHIIDFLGEVELTNLRFYLRDHDKAKFEVRKNRIKEISEYLNKVYGENTVEFKVNDTYGNMSEMILPHFEIVEAIQNAMKSVEVKPFFIPMRGGTDGSIMSFMGIPCPNICTGGHNFHGRYEYVPVQSMEKISSILIEIVKSFAK, encoded by the coding sequence ATGAAAAATATATTAGACAGATTTTTAGATTATACTATGATTGATACGCAATCAGCATATAATCCTAAAACCGTTCCAAGTACAGAAAAACAAAAGGATTTAGGACGAATTTTGGTTGATGAACTAAAAAAAATGGGTGCAGAAGATGCATATATGTCAGATAATGCTTGCGTATATGGTACTATTCCTGCAAATTACGATAACTGTAAAGCACCTTCAATAGGTTTTTCATCGCATCTTGATACTACTCCTGAGCTAAGCGGAAAGAATGTTAAAGCTAAGGTTGTAAAAAATTATGATGGTAAAGATATAGTTTTAAATAAACAAGAAAATATAGTAATGGAAGTAAGTAAATTTCCACATATGAAAAATTATATTGGAAATGATTTAGTAGTAACAGATGGTACTACACTCTTAGGAGCTGATGACAAAGCAGGTTTAGCCGAAATAATGAATATGGCTCAGTATTTCTATGAAAACCCTAATGTTAAACATGGTGAAATACAGTTCTTTTTCCCTTGTGATGAAGAAATAGGTTGTTTTGGAACTAAACAATTAGATAAATCAAAATTTAGTCCTACTTTTGCTTATACATTAGATGGAGGTCCAATAGGTGAAATAACTTATGAATGTTTTAATGCTGCAGAAGCAAAAGTTAAGATAAAAGGTGTCAATATACATCCTGGTTTATCAAAAAATCAAATGAAAAATTCTATTTTAATTGCTAAGGAATTTTTAAATATGCTTCCTGATTTTGAAACACCTGGTCATACTGAAAATTATGAAGGATATTATCATATTATTGATTTTTTAGGAGAAGTTGAACTTACTAATTTAAGATTTTATTTAAGAGACCATGATAAAGCAAAATTTGAAGTAAGAAAAAATAGAATTAAAGAAATATCAGAGTATCTAAACAAAGTCTATGGAGAGAATACCGTGGAATTTAAAGTTAATGATACATATGGTAATATGAGTGAAATGATTCTTCCACATTTCGAAATAGTTGAAGCTATACAAAATGCTATGAAATCAGTAGAGGTAAAACCTTTCTTTATTCCTATGAGAGGTGGAACAGATGGTTCTATAATGTCATTTATGGGCATACCATGTCCTAATATCTGTACAGGTGGACATAATTTTCACGGTAGATATGAATATGTTCCTGTTCAATCTATGGAAAAAATATCATCTATATTGATTGAAATTGTGAAAAGCTTTGCAAAATAA
- a CDS encoding Xaa-Pro peptidase family protein, with translation MKGSIGMNEKYLQNLVEVMKKNKVDAMLIAPSEELQFILGHTTFLCERFQALIIKDSGDYFYICNMLTYDEMSAVMDKNHEIYGWYDGAGYMDVVKKAFEENDLIGKTIGVNSTERAFIVLDMQKRLNVKFINGRPLLEQMRIIKTTDEIENIKTACRITDETFNSIVNYVKPGMSEGDIIKFIKKEFAKKGAEFGFAIVASGLNSALPHYNDCSRIIEKTDVLLIDFGCIYKGMSSDMTRTVFIGEATKDQIETYNYVLKSEQTGVKKAVCGAYIPDIDKASRDIIDESGYGKTFVTRLGHGIGYTMHEAPDIKQSNKMNLEPGMIFSIEPGIYRANEFGVRIEDLVLCTPDGNEVLSHANRDLIIIK, from the coding sequence ATGAAGGGAAGTATAGGCATGAATGAAAAGTACTTACAAAATTTAGTAGAAGTAATGAAAAAAAACAAAGTCGATGCAATGTTGATAGCTCCTTCAGAAGAACTTCAATTTATATTAGGTCATACGACTTTCTTGTGCGAGCGTTTCCAAGCGCTAATTATCAAAGATTCAGGTGATTATTTTTACATATGTAATATGCTGACTTATGATGAAATGTCTGCTGTTATGGATAAAAATCATGAAATATATGGTTGGTATGATGGGGCAGGTTACATGGATGTTGTAAAGAAAGCTTTTGAGGAAAACGATTTAATTGGCAAAACAATAGGAGTTAATTCAACAGAAAGAGCTTTCATTGTTCTTGATATGCAAAAAAGATTAAATGTAAAATTTATTAATGGCAGACCACTACTTGAACAAATGAGAATAATTAAAACAACTGATGAAATTGAAAATATTAAAACAGCTTGTAGAATTACAGATGAAACATTCAATTCAATTGTTAATTATGTAAAACCTGGAATGAGTGAGGGAGACATAATTAAATTTATTAAAAAAGAGTTTGCAAAAAAAGGTGCAGAATTTGGTTTTGCAATTGTAGCATCTGGATTAAACTCAGCATTACCACACTATAATGATTGTAGTAGAATTATTGAAAAAACTGATGTATTGTTAATTGATTTTGGATGCATATATAAAGGCATGTCGTCTGATATGACTAGAACTGTATTTATTGGCGAAGCAACAAAAGATCAAATTGAAACATATAATTATGTTTTGAAATCAGAACAAACTGGAGTAAAAAAAGCTGTTTGTGGAGCATATATACCTGATATTGATAAAGCATCAAGAGATATAATCGACGAATCTGGCTATGGAAAAACTTTTGTTACGCGTTTAGGTCACGGAATAGGTTACACAATGCATGAAGCTCCGGATATTAAGCAAAGTAACAAAATGAATTTAGAACCTGGTATGATATTTAGTATTGAACCTGGAATTTATCGCGCAAATGAGTTTGGTGTAAGAATAGAAGATTTGGTTCTTTGCACACCTGACGGTAACGAAGTATTAAGTCATGCAAACCGTGATTTGATAATAATAAAATAA
- a CDS encoding helix-turn-helix transcriptional regulator: protein MIDFSNKEKIKGILTEKAEIFKTIGHPVRLCILTMLIMEQKSNVSDMQFCLDVPQPLVSQHLAKLKSAGIISSERKGTEIIYKIKNEEVKHIVEQILE from the coding sequence ATGATTGATTTTAGTAATAAAGAAAAAATTAAGGGAATACTAACAGAAAAAGCAGAGATTTTTAAAACAATAGGTCATCCTGTTAGACTTTGCATATTGACTATGCTTATAATGGAGCAAAAAAGCAATGTAAGTGACATGCAGTTCTGTCTTGATGTTCCTCAACCATTAGTTTCTCAGCATTTAGCAAAGCTGAAATCTGCTGGTATCATTTCGTCAGAAAGAAAGGGTACAGAAATAATTTATAAAATTAAAAACGAAGAAGTAAAACATATAGTAGAACAAATTTTAGAATGA
- a CDS encoding GNAT family N-acetyltransferase has protein sequence MIESICLATIQDVERIALIHTESWKVAYKNIIPTDKLEEMTKIEPRTKMWAKLLTEYKDSTYVYKLNDEIIGYFTIGKSRDSDLQDAYELIGIYFHPDFYGRGYGNKMMEFLMENVKHRGFNKIFLWVFKENERAIRYYKKFGFEFDENEKIHDLGRKVLEQRYLAYI, from the coding sequence ATGATAGAAAGTATTTGTTTAGCTACTATTCAGGACGTCGAAAGAATAGCCCTTATACATACTGAGTCTTGGAAGGTAGCATATAAGAATATCATTCCTACAGATAAATTAGAAGAAATGACTAAAATTGAACCTCGCACTAAGATGTGGGCTAAGCTTTTGACAGAATATAAGGATTCTACTTATGTGTATAAGCTTAATGATGAGATAATAGGATATTTCACAATTGGAAAATCAAGAGATAGTGATTTACAAGATGCATATGAACTTATAGGTATATATTTTCATCCTGATTTCTACGGTAGGGGATATGGTAATAAAATGATGGAATTTCTTATGGAGAATGTAAAACATAGAGGATTTAATAAAATTTTTCTATGGGTGTTTAAAGAAAATGAACGAGCTATTAGATATTATAAAAAATTCGGGTTTGAATTTGATGAAAACGAGAAAATACATGATTTAGGAAGAAAAGTATTAGAGCAAAGATATTTAGCATATATATAA
- a CDS encoding TetR/AcrR family transcriptional regulator, with amino-acid sequence MTKGERTKRKIFKIAIKLFKEKGYNNVLVEEIVSCANIAKGTFYIYFPSKSYLVAELFEEYDYMYDDMFDEIVCYKTACEKIMVIVKKALSMTNDEIGYDLTRIAYQSQLELKTKSTDLNRPLYKKLSQIISEGQETKEFNELKSADFYTMLIVRNIRGTIYEWCMSQQSFDIVEHGCDYMKYIIKLLY; translated from the coding sequence ATGACTAAAGGAGAAAGAACGAAAAGAAAAATTTTCAAGATAGCAATAAAGCTTTTCAAGGAGAAGGGATATAATAATGTTTTAGTTGAAGAAATAGTATCTTGTGCAAATATTGCTAAAGGGACGTTCTATATTTATTTTCCATCAAAATCATATTTAGTAGCTGAGCTTTTTGAAGAATATGATTATATGTATGATGATATGTTTGATGAAATAGTATGTTATAAAACGGCTTGCGAAAAAATAATGGTAATAGTAAAAAAAGCTTTGTCTATGACTAATGATGAAATAGGATATGATCTTACAAGAATTGCATATCAGTCTCAATTAGAGCTTAAAACTAAATCTACTGATTTAAATCGTCCTCTATATAAAAAGTTATCACAGATAATTTCAGAAGGACAGGAAACTAAAGAATTTAATGAATTAAAGTCAGCTGATTTTTATACAATGCTTATTGTCAGAAATATAAGGGGTACAATTTATGAATGGTGTATGTCGCAACAATCATTTGATATAGTAGAACATGGTTGTGATTATATGAAGTACATAATTAAACTATTATATTGA
- a CDS encoding sodium:solute symporter: MIKASPIIICCVFIYLIFIVGVGFYLSKKKVKNSDDFAVASRSLPAVILIGTLLATWCGAGGITGSANLIWQNGPLFGILIFMGAPIGMLLLYFVSGRIRKATTYTIPELFEIRYGTSARVISTICIVLGYIGILASQFKAAGYLINLTTGLDVQVAVICSGILMVVLAITGGMFSVAFTDAISAFLFVGGFLIAIPILSNKIDVGFLGMFKNLPAGKNSFIGNLNIIQAIGYIFPIFFLILGDQNMIQRMGAAKNVKTAKRSGLGLVISEVIVCTIIIVVVTTGIYLLPQIDKPDTVIFQLAINFLPPIIGGVLMAACMAFVVTTGDSYVLSISSNITYDIWNRFIKKDATDKQKLKFLRCSAVGVAVLAYVLGRFFPDILSVQMYAYSMYGASITPALICALFSKNVTKVGGLCGIIAGGLGTILWEIILRSPFGIKSAIITVPLAFIVIYVVSYFTKNSESVPIEKIYINSDAIEE, translated from the coding sequence ATGATAAAAGCAAGTCCAATTATAATTTGTTGTGTATTTATTTATTTAATATTTATTGTAGGTGTAGGTTTTTACTTATCTAAGAAAAAAGTTAAAAACTCTGATGACTTTGCTGTTGCAAGCAGAAGCTTACCAGCTGTAATTCTTATCGGAACCTTGTTGGCAACATGGTGTGGCGCAGGTGGAATCACAGGTTCTGCAAACTTGATTTGGCAAAACGGACCGTTGTTCGGTATATTAATATTTATGGGTGCACCAATAGGAATGTTACTTTTATATTTCGTTTCTGGACGTATTCGTAAAGCAACAACATATACAATTCCTGAACTATTTGAAATAAGATATGGTACTTCTGCCAGAGTTATATCAACTATATGTATAGTTTTGGGATATATTGGTATTTTAGCTTCCCAATTTAAGGCTGCAGGATATTTAATTAATCTTACTACAGGTCTTGATGTTCAGGTTGCTGTAATATGTAGTGGTATATTAATGGTTGTTCTTGCTATAACAGGAGGTATGTTTAGTGTAGCATTTACTGATGCAATTAGTGCATTCTTATTTGTTGGTGGATTTTTAATTGCAATTCCAATATTGTCAAATAAAATCGATGTTGGATTTTTAGGAATGTTCAAAAATCTACCAGCTGGTAAAAACTCATTTATTGGTAATTTAAATATTATTCAAGCAATAGGTTATATATTTCCTATATTTTTCCTAATATTAGGTGACCAAAATATGATACAGCGTATGGGAGCAGCAAAAAATGTTAAGACAGCAAAACGTTCTGGATTAGGATTGGTTATTTCTGAAGTTATAGTTTGTACAATTATTATTGTTGTAGTAACAACAGGTATTTATTTGTTGCCTCAAATTGATAAACCTGATACTGTAATTTTCCAATTAGCAATTAATTTTTTACCTCCAATTATAGGTGGTGTACTAATGGCAGCATGTATGGCATTTGTTGTAACAACAGGTGACTCTTATGTTTTATCAATATCTTCAAATATTACATACGATATTTGGAACAGATTTATCAAAAAAGATGCAACTGACAAACAAAAGCTTAAATTCTTAAGATGTTCTGCTGTTGGAGTTGCAGTATTGGCATATGTTTTAGGTAGGTTTTTCCCAGATATTTTATCAGTTCAGATGTATGCATATTCAATGTACGGAGCATCAATAACACCTGCTCTTATCTGTGCACTATTTAGTAAGAATGTTACAAAGGTCGGAGGATTATGTGGTATTATAGCCGGTGGACTTGGTACAATATTATGGGAAATAATTTTACGTTCACCATTTGGAATTAAGAGTGCAATTATAACAGTTCCTCTTGCATTTATAGTAATTTATGTAGTATCTTACTTTACTAAAAATTCTGAATCAGTACCAATAGAAAAAATATATATAAATAGTGATGCTATAGAAGAATAA
- a CDS encoding metallophosphoesterase family protein — MNYKDETIDYIKKVKENLNMGKYLSEKDLEKDFYSINEVSGVKTNSFKYENLNEMFKVQEFLIDEVCKIHEKENDTENERLIKTSLNIKELQEHLNDAKRASNIYSFNKSDYEYYLIGDIHSDTVSFKRILHICKFFENIVDKKRMRLIFLGDYVDRGKAHIKTLEYIMALKYVFPNNVYLLRGNHDDGTIVNEEIKLRVKKRDDEPRDKYFLLYLSNLLDKKECKFHIINQYLKFFNSLCNIAFIDNMNITLMAVHGGIPRPRKDSSMYYNYIKSLYDLTNVEIVDKLNKTIRDNMVWSDPCNEGEDLKDNSGRFKFNVKHFEEFKRRVNFDILIRGHQAIEEGSNNYFNHKLFTVFSSGKIFQNNIDINNETAYKEVTPKIMCFSSEGELSLIETM; from the coding sequence GTGAATTATAAGGATGAAACAATAGACTATATAAAAAAAGTTAAAGAAAATTTAAACATGGGAAAATACCTTTCAGAAAAAGATTTAGAAAAAGATTTTTACTCAATTAATGAAGTAAGTGGCGTAAAAACTAATAGTTTTAAGTATGAAAATTTAAATGAAATGTTTAAGGTGCAAGAATTTCTTATTGACGAAGTATGCAAGATTCATGAAAAAGAAAATGACACGGAAAATGAGAGGCTTATTAAGACAAGCCTGAATATAAAAGAGCTACAAGAACATCTAAATGATGCTAAAAGGGCTTCTAATATATATTCGTTTAATAAAAGTGATTACGAGTATTATTTAATTGGGGATATACATTCAGATACTGTTAGCTTCAAAAGGATATTACACATTTGCAAATTCTTTGAAAACATTGTAGATAAAAAAAGAATGCGCCTAATCTTTTTAGGGGATTATGTGGATAGAGGAAAGGCTCATATAAAAACCCTAGAGTATATAATGGCGTTAAAATATGTTTTTCCAAACAATGTATATTTGTTAAGGGGAAATCACGATGATGGAACTATTGTTAATGAGGAAATCAAGTTACGTGTTAAGAAACGTGATGATGAACCAAGAGATAAATATTTTCTTCTTTATTTAAGTAACCTTTTAGATAAAAAAGAATGCAAGTTTCATATTATAAATCAATACTTGAAGTTCTTTAATAGTTTATGTAATATTGCATTTATTGATAATATGAATATTACATTGATGGCTGTTCATGGCGGTATTCCAAGACCTAGAAAAGATTCTTCAATGTATTATAATTATATTAAGAGCCTTTATGACCTTACTAATGTTGAAATAGTAGATAAATTAAATAAAACCATAAGAGATAATATGGTTTGGAGTGATCCATGTAATGAAGGTGAGGATCTTAAAGATAATTCTGGAAGATTTAAATTTAATGTGAAGCATTTTGAGGAATTTAAGAGAAGAGTTAATTTTGATATTTTAATAAGGGGACATCAGGCAATTGAAGAAGGAAGTAACAATTATTTTAATCATAAATTGTTTACTGTTTTTTCAAGCGGTAAAATTTTTCAGAATAATATTGATATAAACAATGAAACAGCATATAAGGAAGTAACACCTAAAATTATGTGTTTCTCCTCAGAAGGGGAGCTGTCTTTGATTGAAACTATGTGA